From Bacillus pumilus, one genomic window encodes:
- the rbsK gene encoding ribokinase, with amino-acid sequence MSHIVVVGSCSMDLVVTSDKRPNAGETVLGESFKTVPGGKGANQAVASARLGADVYLVGRVGDDAYGQDIVSNLQDQGVRTSYMKPVTEMESGTAHIILAEGDNSIVVVKGANDEVTPDYVREALSTIDDIGIVLIQQEIPDETVEAVCAICSDKEIPVILNPAPARKVSQQVLDQAAYITPNEHEAVLMFDGLPIEDALRQYPNKLLITEGKNGVRFFDGLKEVLVPGFPVEAVDTTGAGDTFNGALAVALTEGKSLYDALAYANLAASMSVTKFGAQGGMPTREELEKKK; translated from the coding sequence ATGAGTCATATTGTCGTAGTAGGAAGCTGTTCTATGGATTTAGTCGTCACATCGGATAAACGGCCAAATGCCGGTGAAACAGTTTTAGGCGAATCATTTAAAACCGTCCCAGGCGGAAAAGGCGCCAATCAAGCAGTCGCAAGTGCCAGACTCGGTGCAGATGTATACTTGGTCGGCCGGGTCGGTGATGACGCTTATGGTCAGGATATTGTCAGCAATCTACAAGACCAAGGGGTCCGCACCTCATATATGAAACCGGTTACCGAAATGGAAAGCGGCACCGCTCATATCATTTTAGCAGAAGGTGATAACAGCATTGTCGTGGTCAAAGGGGCAAATGACGAGGTCACTCCTGACTATGTTAGAGAGGCACTTTCTACAATAGATGATATTGGGATAGTTCTCATTCAGCAGGAAATACCTGACGAAACAGTCGAAGCTGTATGCGCCATTTGCAGCGACAAAGAAATCCCTGTGATTTTAAACCCTGCACCTGCCCGCAAAGTATCGCAGCAGGTTTTAGACCAGGCTGCGTATATTACACCGAATGAGCACGAAGCTGTTCTCATGTTTGATGGACTCCCAATTGAAGATGCCTTGCGTCAATACCCTAACAAATTACTCATCACAGAAGGGAAAAATGGGGTTCGATTTTTTGACGGATTGAAAGAAGTGCTAGTTCCAGGCTTTCCTGTTGAAGCAGTTGATACAACAGGAGCAGGCGATACCTTTAACGGAGCCTTGGCTGTAGCCTTAACAGAGGGCAAATCTCTCTATGACGCACTTGCCTATGCCAACCTTGCAGCATCAATGTCTGTCACAAAGTTCGGTGCACAAGGCGGCATGCCAACAAGAGAAGAACTGGAGAAAAAGAAATGA
- a CDS encoding Ger(x)C family spore germination protein, with the protein MRHKYVLTLLMCVSLTMMPGCWDQNLLKNISLVLTSAIDQGEDDNAKVSITYRKVQQSQSMQQGSSGTYSTTVLTTNAPTLRKAGTDFGRMVDQKIDMSKMRILLIGDEFSQNQLLPYLDMFYRDPKSPLLANLAVVKGGSTIDVINKLLKEQLIVSDYLNNLITTASRGSQVTAGNIQSIRSKMLQTGEDFTLPLIVFDQSKQLIKVAGVALFDNEKKTGELYGQDAMLLNLMNNKIGKYANFTKKIRNDMELKGNNYITIQVTDSKRDIRILNSDHRNVTIGLDFEFNTAVVEYPKDNLDSTKKIDELNKRLSAIFTKEAEKVISVLQQSNSDVLSLGRKYRVKHYDEYVKMNWKTDYPNVKIIPKIKVNITETGITS; encoded by the coding sequence ATGCGTCATAAATATGTCCTGACTCTCCTCATGTGCGTGTCTCTCACCATGATGCCTGGCTGCTGGGATCAAAACCTATTAAAAAACATCTCCCTTGTCCTTACTTCCGCCATTGATCAAGGGGAAGATGATAACGCAAAAGTATCGATTACCTACCGAAAAGTACAACAGTCTCAAAGTATGCAGCAAGGAAGTTCAGGTACTTATTCAACCACTGTACTGACAACCAATGCTCCCACTTTACGAAAAGCGGGAACAGACTTCGGCCGAATGGTTGACCAAAAGATTGATATGTCAAAAATGAGGATTTTACTGATCGGTGATGAATTCTCTCAAAATCAACTTCTCCCCTACTTAGACATGTTCTATCGCGATCCGAAAAGTCCTTTGCTTGCCAATTTAGCCGTTGTGAAAGGCGGTTCAACTATTGATGTGATCAACAAACTACTAAAAGAACAGCTCATTGTCAGTGACTATTTAAACAATCTCATTACAACTGCATCAAGAGGTTCACAGGTAACTGCTGGAAATATTCAAAGCATACGATCAAAGATGCTCCAGACTGGCGAAGATTTTACCCTGCCTTTAATTGTATTTGATCAGTCTAAACAACTAATCAAAGTAGCAGGTGTGGCTTTATTCGATAATGAGAAAAAAACAGGCGAGCTATATGGTCAAGATGCCATGCTTCTCAATCTCATGAATAATAAAATCGGGAAATATGCAAATTTCACTAAAAAGATCAGAAATGATATGGAGTTGAAGGGAAATAACTACATTACCATCCAGGTCACCGACTCAAAACGAGATATTCGTATTCTTAATTCTGATCATCGAAACGTGACAATTGGTCTCGATTTCGAATTCAACACAGCTGTCGTTGAATATCCGAAAGACAATTTAGATAGTACGAAAAAGATCGATGAACTAAACAAACGATTATCAGCTATTTTCACAAAGGAAGCAGAAAAAGTTATCTCTGTCTTACAGCAATCAAACTCTGACGTGTTAAGTCTTGGAAGAAAATATCGAGTCAAACATTACGATGAGTATGTAAAAATGAATTGGAAAACTGATTATCCAAATGTAAAAATCATCCCAAAAATCAAAGTGAACATTACAGAAACAGGGATTACTAGTTAA
- a CDS encoding GerAB/ArcD/ProY family transporter: MKNKISPPQAVFFLIQSQIGVGILSLPHFLMKDMGHDGWMAIIVACFFIQIINTIFIYIIHKYPETSFFQALIDVFGQWIGKLLIALYILYFASVCIVVLSIFTRIIGMWVLPLTPNWVINLLLITSIVYIAKEQITAIVRFNFILTPLLLLLSLLMFYSLKGTNIDYLMPFFQTDISQFQLGLKDVVLSMNGFEMILILSPFMKGTIKERYKIMTISNICTTLYYLFITLICFMFFSPIELDVIPNPVLYLLKTISFGIIERTDLIFLSFWVFIILATLSNYLYFCANGISSLLKKKDHKKYVYCFAILIYASSCFLAVDNFRIQRFNDFTTIAQYSFIYTLPAFMAIIIFIKQRKKKVKSHAS; encoded by the coding sequence ATGAAAAATAAAATATCTCCACCTCAAGCTGTCTTTTTTCTCATTCAATCTCAAATTGGTGTCGGTATTTTATCGCTCCCCCACTTTTTGATGAAAGACATGGGACACGATGGCTGGATGGCGATCATTGTCGCCTGTTTTTTTATCCAAATCATCAATACCATTTTCATTTACATCATTCATAAATATCCAGAAACATCATTCTTCCAAGCATTAATTGATGTATTTGGTCAATGGATTGGGAAATTATTGATTGCACTGTATATACTGTATTTTGCCTCCGTCTGTATTGTCGTTTTATCCATTTTCACCAGAATTATTGGTATGTGGGTTCTGCCGCTGACGCCAAACTGGGTCATCAATCTATTACTCATTACTTCCATTGTTTATATTGCGAAGGAGCAAATTACAGCTATTGTCAGGTTTAACTTTATCTTAACTCCCCTTCTCCTTTTGCTTTCCTTGCTGATGTTCTATTCATTAAAAGGGACCAATATCGATTATCTGATGCCTTTTTTTCAAACAGACATTTCTCAGTTTCAGCTTGGGCTGAAGGACGTCGTCCTATCGATGAATGGATTTGAGATGATCCTTATTCTTTCTCCCTTTATGAAAGGCACTATTAAGGAACGGTATAAAATCATGACCATTTCAAATATATGCACGACGCTTTACTACCTATTTATTACATTGATTTGTTTTATGTTTTTTAGTCCAATTGAGCTTGATGTGATTCCCAACCCTGTTCTTTACTTATTAAAAACCATTTCCTTCGGTATCATTGAGCGGACAGATTTAATTTTTCTTAGCTTCTGGGTGTTTATAATTCTTGCCACATTGAGTAACTATCTGTACTTTTGTGCAAATGGCATTTCCAGTTTACTGAAGAAAAAGGATCACAAAAAATATGTTTATTGTTTCGCCATTCTGATATATGCGTCTAGCTGTTTTTTGGCAGTCGATAACTTTCGCATTCAGCGTTTCAATGATTTTACAACGATTGCTCAGTATTCGTTCATTTACACACTTCCAGCATTCATGGCGATCATTATCTTTATCAAACAACGTAAAAAGAAGGTGAAATCACATGCGTCATAA
- a CDS encoding sugar ABC transporter ATP-binding protein yields MNIEMHNIHKAFGKNNVLSGVSFDLVTGEVHALMGENGAGKSTLMNLLTGLYSLDQGTIHIDGKETAFKNPKEAEQHGIAFIHQELNIWPDMTVLENLFIGKEIYTKFGLLDTKKMKVLAQSQLDRLSVNLSLDQEAGSCSVGQKQMIEIAKALMTDAKVIIMDEPTAALTDREIEKLFQVIESLKKEGVSIVYISHRMEEIFAICDRITIMRDGKTVDTKAIPETNFHEVVKKMVGRELTDRYPERSPSLGDIVLEVKQATRKGQFHDISFSVKAGEIVGVAGLMGAGRTEMMRSLFGLDPLDQGEIWVHGKKAVIKKPSDAVKLGIGFITEDRKDEGLMLDASIRENIGLPNLESFSPKGLIDKKNEQDFVDLLIKRLTIKTASSEISARNLSGGNQQKVVIAKWIGIQPKVLILDEPTRGVDVGAKREIYQLMNELTDRGVAILMVSSELPEILGMSDRVLVIHEGTISGELNKADATQERIMTLATGGK; encoded by the coding sequence ATGAACATTGAGATGCATAACATCCATAAGGCCTTTGGAAAAAACAACGTTCTTTCCGGGGTCTCCTTTGACCTCGTCACAGGTGAGGTCCACGCGCTCATGGGCGAAAATGGCGCAGGAAAATCAACTTTAATGAACCTGCTCACAGGTCTTTATTCATTAGATCAAGGAACGATTCATATCGATGGAAAAGAAACCGCTTTCAAAAATCCAAAGGAAGCGGAACAACACGGCATCGCCTTTATTCATCAGGAGCTCAACATATGGCCGGATATGACCGTCTTGGAAAACCTATTCATCGGGAAAGAAATCTATACGAAGTTTGGATTGCTAGACACAAAGAAAATGAAGGTTCTTGCCCAAAGCCAGCTGGACCGATTGTCTGTGAACCTCTCGCTTGATCAAGAGGCAGGCAGCTGCTCTGTTGGACAAAAACAGATGATTGAGATTGCAAAGGCATTAATGACTGATGCGAAGGTGATCATCATGGATGAGCCAACAGCAGCTTTAACAGACCGTGAGATTGAAAAGCTCTTTCAGGTCATTGAATCTCTCAAAAAAGAAGGCGTATCCATTGTCTATATTTCTCACCGTATGGAGGAAATCTTTGCGATCTGTGACCGGATTACCATCATGCGCGATGGGAAAACAGTCGATACGAAAGCCATACCTGAAACGAATTTCCATGAGGTCGTCAAAAAAATGGTCGGCCGCGAATTAACAGATCGATACCCTGAGAGATCGCCTTCTCTAGGAGATATTGTCCTTGAGGTGAAGCAAGCGACAAGAAAAGGACAATTTCATGATATCAGTTTCTCAGTCAAAGCTGGAGAAATCGTCGGTGTTGCAGGCTTAATGGGCGCTGGCAGAACCGAAATGATGCGGTCGCTGTTTGGTCTTGATCCTCTTGATCAAGGTGAAATCTGGGTCCATGGGAAAAAGGCTGTCATTAAAAAACCAAGTGATGCCGTCAAGCTCGGCATCGGCTTTATCACAGAGGATCGCAAAGATGAAGGACTCATGCTTGATGCATCCATCCGAGAAAACATTGGTCTGCCAAACTTAGAAAGCTTCTCTCCAAAAGGACTGATTGATAAGAAAAACGAACAGGATTTTGTCGACCTGCTCATCAAAAGACTGACGATTAAAACGGCTTCCTCTGAAATCTCTGCTCGAAATCTCTCTGGTGGAAATCAGCAAAAAGTCGTCATCGCCAAATGGATCGGCATCCAGCCGAAGGTCTTAATTTTAGATGAACCGACAAGAGGTGTCGATGTCGGAGCGAAACGAGAAATCTACCAGTTAATGAATGAACTGACTGATCGAGGTGTTGCCATTTTAATGGTCTCCTCTGAGCTCCCAGAAATTCTAGGGATGAGCGATCGAGTGCTTGTCATTCATGAAGGAACCATCAGCGGAGAATTAAATAAAGCAGACGCAACACAAGAACGAATTATGACACTAGCTACAGGAGGGAAGTAA
- the pgsC gene encoding poly-gamma-glutamate biosynthesis protein PgsC yields MFGSDLYISLILGVLLSLIFAEKTGIVPAGLVVPGYLALVFNQPVFILVVLSVSLLTYVIVRFGLSKFMILYGRRKFAAMLITGIALKLVFDFFYPVVPFEIAEFRGIGIIVPGLIANTIQKQGLTITLGSTLLLSGATFAIMYVYYLF; encoded by the coding sequence ATGTTCGGATCAGATCTTTATATCTCGTTAATTTTAGGTGTTCTACTTAGTTTAATCTTTGCAGAAAAAACAGGAATCGTACCAGCTGGACTTGTTGTCCCAGGTTATCTGGCGCTTGTATTTAACCAGCCAGTCTTTATTTTAGTCGTCTTATCTGTCAGCTTGCTTACGTATGTCATCGTTCGCTTTGGTCTATCGAAATTTATGATTTTATACGGACGCAGAAAGTTTGCTGCGATGCTGATTACAGGGATCGCCTTAAAGCTTGTATTTGATTTCTTCTATCCAGTGGTTCCATTTGAAATAGCAGAATTCCGCGGAATCGGTATTATCGTTCCTGGATTGATTGCAAATACGATTCAAAAGCAAGGTCTTACGATTACCCTTGGAAGCACGTTACTTCTAAGTGGTGCAACATTTGCCATCATGTATGTTTACTATCTATTTTAA
- the pgsB gene encoding poly-gamma-glutamate synthase PgsB, whose product MWLIVIACVIMLGIGFIEKKRHQKNIDALPVRVNINGIRGKSTVTRLTTGILMEAGYKTVGKTTGTDARMIYWDTPEEKPIKRKPQGPNIGEQKEVMRETVERGANAIVSECMAVNPDYQIIFQEELLQANIGVIVNVLEDHMDVMGPTLDEIAEAFTATIPYNGHLVITDSEYTEFFKEIAKKRNTEVIVADNSKISDEYLRKFEYMVFPDNASLALGVAQALGIDEDTAFRGMLNAPPDPGAMRILPLMDAKTPGHFVNGFAANDASSTLNIWKRVKEIGYPTDEPIIIMNCRADRVDRTIQFAEDVLPYIEASDLVLIGETTDPIVKAYEDGKIPADHLHNLEYQSTEEIMNMLEKKLHNRVVYGVGNIHGAAEPLIEKIQEYKIKQLVS is encoded by the coding sequence ATGTGGTTAATCGTTATAGCCTGTGTCATCATGTTAGGGATTGGCTTTATTGAAAAGAAGCGTCACCAGAAAAATATCGATGCCTTGCCGGTGCGCGTCAATATTAATGGTATTCGCGGAAAGTCTACCGTTACAAGATTGACAACCGGTATCTTAATGGAGGCAGGTTATAAAACTGTCGGCAAAACAACGGGAACAGATGCAAGAATGATTTATTGGGATACGCCAGAGGAGAAACCGATTAAAAGGAAACCGCAAGGACCGAATATCGGTGAGCAGAAGGAAGTTATGAGAGAAACCGTTGAAAGAGGAGCAAATGCCATCGTCAGTGAATGTATGGCAGTAAATCCAGATTACCAAATTATCTTTCAGGAAGAGCTGCTTCAAGCGAATATTGGCGTGATCGTAAACGTTCTTGAAGATCATATGGACGTAATGGGGCCGACACTTGATGAAATAGCAGAAGCCTTTACAGCGACAATTCCTTACAATGGACACTTGGTTATTACGGATAGTGAATATACGGAATTCTTTAAAGAGATTGCGAAAAAACGCAACACAGAAGTCATTGTTGCAGATAATTCCAAGATTTCTGATGAGTATTTACGGAAATTTGAGTACATGGTCTTCCCAGATAATGCCTCACTTGCACTTGGTGTTGCACAGGCATTAGGAATTGATGAAGATACGGCATTCAGAGGAATGTTAAATGCGCCACCTGATCCAGGAGCGATGAGAATTCTTCCATTAATGGACGCGAAAACACCTGGACACTTTGTAAATGGTTTTGCGGCAAATGACGCATCATCTACATTGAACATTTGGAAGCGTGTGAAAGAGATTGGATATCCAACAGATGAACCGATTATTATCATGAACTGCCGTGCGGATCGTGTAGATAGAACGATCCAGTTTGCGGAGGATGTACTTCCTTATATTGAAGCAAGTGATCTTGTCTTGATTGGTGAAACAACAGATCCAATTGTGAAGGCATATGAGGATGGGAAAATTCCGGCTGACCACTTACACAACCTTGAATATCAATCTACAGAAGAAATTATGAATATGCTTGAGAAAAAGCTTCATAATCGAGTGGTTTATGGAGTCGGCAATATTCATGGTGCCGCTGAACCGTTAATCGAAAAAATTCAAGAATACAAAATTAAGCAGCTTGTCAGCTAG
- the rbsD gene encoding D-ribose pyranase, with translation MKKNGILNSHIAKVLADLGHTDTIVIADCGLPIPEGPVKIDLALSIGTPSFQEVTSLLLQEMAVEHITVASEIKEANERDHLFLKRAFSQPLHDVDHETFKNMTKQAKAVIRTGEATPYANCILHAGVIF, from the coding sequence ATGAAAAAAAACGGCATCTTAAACAGTCATATCGCCAAGGTACTTGCTGACCTTGGTCATACAGATACAATCGTCATCGCAGACTGCGGTCTTCCTATTCCAGAAGGTCCAGTCAAAATCGACCTGGCGTTATCAATCGGCACACCGTCCTTTCAGGAGGTCACCTCCCTCCTTCTTCAGGAAATGGCGGTTGAACACATTACTGTGGCTAGTGAAATCAAAGAAGCCAATGAGCGAGATCATCTATTTCTAAAGAGAGCGTTCTCACAGCCATTACATGATGTAGACCACGAGACGTTCAAAAACATGACCAAACAGGCAAAAGCAGTCATTCGCACGGGTGAAGCCACCCCATACGCAAACTGCATTCTTCATGCCGGTGTCATCTTTTAA
- the rbsC gene encoding ribose ABC transporter permease RbsC — MKPLTSNGRFDNIMQKLGPFLGLIILVAIVSILNPAFLEPLNILNLLRQISINALIAFGMTFVILTGGIDLSVGAILALSSALTAGFIVSGMDPILAIIVGSIIGAILGMVNGLLITKGKMAPFIATLATMTIFRGLTLVYTDGNPITGLGSNYAFQLFGRGYFLGIPVPAITMLLTFIVLWVLLHKTPFGRRTYAIGGNEKAAFISGIKVPRVKIMIYSLAGFMSALAGAILTSRLNSAQPTAGTSYELDAIAAVVLGGTSLSGGRGRIVGTLIGVLIIGVLNNGMNLLGVSSFYQSVVKGIVILIAVLLDRKKSA; from the coding sequence ATGAAACCACTTACTTCAAATGGACGATTTGACAACATCATGCAAAAGCTTGGGCCATTCTTAGGACTCATCATCCTTGTCGCCATTGTTTCTATTTTAAACCCAGCCTTTTTAGAGCCATTAAACATCTTAAACTTACTGAGACAAATCTCCATTAATGCCCTCATTGCCTTTGGAATGACGTTTGTTATTTTAACCGGAGGAATTGATTTGTCTGTCGGTGCCATTTTAGCACTTTCTAGTGCGCTGACTGCCGGATTTATCGTGTCTGGTATGGACCCGATTTTAGCTATTATCGTTGGCAGTATCATCGGCGCTATTCTTGGGATGGTCAACGGTCTTTTAATCACAAAAGGAAAAATGGCTCCTTTTATCGCAACACTTGCCACGATGACGATTTTTAGAGGGTTAACACTTGTTTATACAGACGGAAACCCGATTACAGGACTCGGTTCTAACTATGCCTTTCAGTTATTCGGCCGCGGGTATTTCTTAGGCATTCCTGTTCCAGCAATCACGATGCTTCTCACCTTTATCGTACTTTGGGTGCTGCTTCATAAAACACCTTTCGGCAGAAGAACGTATGCCATCGGCGGAAATGAAAAAGCTGCGTTCATTTCAGGAATCAAAGTACCGCGCGTAAAAATTATGATCTATTCATTGGCAGGTTTCATGTCTGCTTTAGCGGGTGCCATTTTGACCTCTCGCCTAAACTCAGCTCAGCCAACAGCTGGCACATCCTATGAGCTTGATGCGATTGCTGCTGTTGTACTTGGCGGGACAAGCCTGTCTGGCGGAAGAGGGCGAATTGTCGGCACACTGATCGGGGTGCTCATCATCGGTGTCTTGAACAATGGTATGAACTTACTTGGTGTATCATCATTCTATCAATCTGTTGTGAAAGGGATTGTCATCTTGATTGCAGTCCTACTAGACAGAAAGAAATCTGCTTAA
- a CDS encoding spore germination protein: protein MPNSNEQTRLHFLSGSFEEKIRILKKTFQQSGDFEYRELMVNETKSVLFFIKTRVDEGKLNDFIIGNLLGPPGKQEYTKSLSTLETGDLTLITDSIIAGSIAFLDENSSQIKLFSVGQPPLRSISEPSSESIIAGAHDGFVESLDTNIYLLRSHLNDRKLAIQYHKIGTKSETKLATVYISDIANQEKVEEVNKRISSIKVDTLLSPGSIVEAIEDDSFSIFPQLIDTERPDKVRSAILEGRIVVMMDGSPMAIILPVTFFSFFQSPDDYNSRWIPATFIRMLRYLACIIAVILPSFYIAVIGFHYEVVPDELAITMKNSIIGIPFPPLIEAMLMEITIELIREAGVRLPRPIGQTIGIVGGLVIGDAVVQAGLISNVLVIVVAVTAVASFVLPSFEMTATIRMLRFPLMFMASMFGFIGISFGLSIILMNLCRLESLGVPYLSPVAPFNWQDLKDTVIRLPMWMYKNRPVYLNPQKKKQIEHLRGWKKKNEK, encoded by the coding sequence ATGCCAAACTCCAATGAGCAAACACGCTTGCATTTTTTATCAGGCAGCTTCGAGGAAAAAATCCGGATTCTGAAAAAGACATTTCAGCAAAGCGGGGATTTTGAATACCGAGAGTTAATGGTGAATGAAACGAAATCTGTCCTGTTTTTTATTAAAACAAGAGTAGATGAAGGCAAACTAAATGATTTCATTATCGGCAACTTGTTAGGTCCTCCTGGAAAGCAGGAATATACGAAATCTCTCAGCACACTCGAAACAGGTGACTTGACGCTGATCACTGACAGTATTATTGCTGGAAGCATTGCGTTTCTTGATGAAAATTCCTCACAGATCAAATTGTTTTCTGTCGGTCAGCCGCCGCTGCGCTCTATTTCTGAACCTTCATCTGAAAGTATTATTGCTGGAGCACATGACGGATTTGTTGAAAGTCTTGATACCAACATCTACTTACTGCGTTCGCATTTAAATGATCGAAAGCTCGCCATTCAGTATCATAAGATCGGTACAAAATCAGAAACAAAGCTTGCGACTGTTTATATATCTGATATCGCTAATCAAGAAAAGGTAGAAGAGGTAAACAAACGGATTTCTTCTATTAAAGTAGACACGCTGCTAAGTCCTGGCTCTATTGTTGAGGCGATTGAGGATGATTCATTTTCTATTTTCCCGCAGCTTATTGATACAGAGCGCCCTGATAAGGTGAGATCTGCAATCCTTGAAGGGCGAATTGTGGTGATGATGGATGGCAGTCCGATGGCCATCATTCTTCCTGTCACCTTCTTTAGCTTCTTTCAATCACCAGATGATTATAATAGCCGCTGGATACCAGCAACGTTTATCCGTATGCTTCGATATCTTGCCTGTATCATCGCAGTCATATTGCCATCTTTTTATATTGCTGTTATTGGGTTTCATTATGAGGTTGTCCCAGATGAACTAGCTATTACGATGAAGAACTCTATTATTGGAATTCCCTTTCCTCCATTGATTGAAGCGATGCTGATGGAAATTACCATTGAACTCATTCGTGAGGCAGGGGTGCGTCTGCCTAGACCAATTGGTCAAACCATTGGTATCGTAGGTGGTTTGGTCATTGGGGATGCTGTTGTACAAGCAGGACTCATCTCAAATGTTCTTGTCATTGTAGTCGCTGTGACCGCTGTCGCTTCATTTGTACTTCCGTCATTTGAAATGACGGCCACGATTAGGATGCTGCGTTTCCCGCTCATGTTCATGGCATCAATGTTTGGTTTTATTGGCATTTCATTTGGATTATCCATCATTCTCATGAATTTATGCCGCCTTGAATCACTAGGGGTACCATACTTATCACCTGTTGCTCCATTTAACTGGCAGGATTTAAAAGATACTGTAATTCGCCTCCCAATGTGGATGTACAAAAATCGCCCTGTTTATTTAAATCCGCAAAAGAAAAAGCAAATTGAACATTTGAGAGGATGGAAAAAGAAAAATGAAAAATAA
- a CDS encoding LacI family DNA-binding transcriptional regulator, which translates to MATIKDVAKAAQVSVATVSRVLNDTGYVHTDTKTRVTQAMQELNYFPNEVARSLFKRESRLIGLILPDITNPFFPQLARGVEDEIHAHGFRLLFGNSDEDREKEMAYLQTFKQNQVVGVIAVTNEPESDIYNDEELPVVFLDRTVPHAPSVFADAAAGGKMAAMELIRRGSRQITLLKGPAHLQTARQRFKGALDVLTEKGVDFHVMSNASFSFQEARKSAKALFQLYPETDGIIASNDIVATAVIHEALRIGKAIPDDVQIIGFDDIPQSELLFPSLSTIRQPAYEMGKEAAQLLIKAIQKQPIDQPVIQMPVSFIERETTRKVDSQ; encoded by the coding sequence TTGGCTACAATTAAAGATGTTGCAAAAGCTGCACAAGTGTCTGTTGCCACTGTTTCACGCGTGCTTAACGATACTGGATATGTCCATACAGATACGAAAACCCGCGTGACACAAGCGATGCAGGAGCTGAACTACTTTCCCAATGAAGTGGCTAGATCCCTTTTCAAAAGAGAATCACGCTTAATCGGTTTGATTTTACCTGATATTACGAATCCCTTCTTCCCTCAGCTCGCTAGAGGCGTTGAGGACGAAATTCATGCGCATGGTTTTCGGTTACTATTCGGAAACAGTGATGAAGATCGAGAGAAGGAAATGGCCTATTTACAAACCTTTAAACAAAATCAAGTGGTCGGTGTCATCGCTGTCACAAACGAACCTGAATCAGATATATACAATGATGAAGAATTACCGGTTGTGTTCTTAGATCGAACCGTTCCGCATGCACCTTCTGTGTTTGCAGATGCTGCAGCTGGCGGGAAAATGGCCGCAATGGAATTAATCAGACGCGGCAGCCGGCAGATCACACTGCTAAAAGGACCTGCCCACCTTCAAACAGCGAGGCAGCGATTCAAGGGCGCACTCGATGTACTGACGGAAAAAGGAGTCGACTTTCATGTGATGTCTAATGCTTCATTTTCCTTTCAAGAAGCCCGCAAGAGCGCCAAGGCTCTTTTCCAGCTGTACCCTGAAACAGATGGCATCATTGCCAGCAATGACATCGTCGCAACAGCGGTCATACACGAAGCGCTTCGGATCGGAAAAGCCATTCCAGATGATGTTCAAATCATTGGGTTTGATGATATTCCGCAAAGCGAGCTGCTCTTCCCTTCCTTATCTACGATTAGGCAGCCTGCCTATGAGATGGGGAAAGAAGCGGCACAGCTGTTAATCAAAGCGATTCAGAAACAACCTATAGATCAACCAGTTATCCAAATGCCCGTCTCTTTTATTGAACGAGAGACCACAAGAAAGGTGGATTCACAATGA